CTATCTGCTAGGCCCCAATGCAGCGCGCGTGGTGCGCCATGCAAAACAATCGGTCTATGTGGTGCGCGATTAGCGCCGCGCCAGTTTGAAACACCATTTGCGTAGTGTGGCCTGAAAGGGGCGTTGTGGCTTGGATATAGCCCGCGCCATCGGTGGGCCGGGGTCTGCCGATCCAACATTCAAGGAATGCAGTTTATGCAGGCAGCATACTCCTGCCTCTCAAAGCTTGGACGGACATTAGCCAAATCGGCAGGCCGCGGGACAGCCCACCGATGGCGCGGCGGGCTGCGCCCTTTGCTCCGCGCCTTGGGGCTTTACCGATGTCTGTAAAAGGCCAGCCCCCCCAAACGGATGCATCACCCAGAACCGACCATCCTAGAACGACTTGCGCGCCCGTAGGGCCGCGCCGATCGTGCCATCATCAAGGTAGTCCAGCTCGCCCCCCATGGGCACGCCTTGGGCAAGGGCGGTGACCTTCACACCTGTCGGGCCAAGTGCATCGGCGATGTAATGCGCGGTTGTCTGGCCGTCGACTGTGGCACCCAATGCAAGGATCACCTCGCGTGCGCCAATGTCGTTGATCCGGGCCACAAGTTCGGGAATGCGCAGGTCTTCCGGCCCGATTGCGTCCAGCGCAGACAGTGTGCCGCCCAGCACATGATACAGCCCCTTGAACACGCCCCCGCGTTCCATGGCCCATAAATCGGCGACATCTTCGACCACACAGATTTCGGCACTCGCGCGGCGGGCATCATCCGTGCAGATCGCGCAGACCGGCGCGGTCGAGATATTGCCGCATTGCGTGCAGGTCTGCGCCGTTTGCGTCACGCGGTCCAGCGCGGCCAGAAGCGGGCGCAGGCTTTGGTCGCGGCGCTGGATCAGGTGCAGCACCAGACGCCGCGCAGACCGCGGACCCAGACCGGGCAGCCGCGCCATCTGCGCGATCAGCGCCTCTATTTCATTGGGGGCACGGTCCATGTGGCTGCGGCTAGAACGGCAGGTTCATGTCGCGCGGCAGTCCAAGGCTTTCGGCCATCGCACCCATTTCTTCCTTGGAGCGCGCTTCGGCCTTGGCCTGTGCATCCTTGATGGCTGCAAGAATCAGGTCTTCGACCACTTCCTTTTCATCGGGGTTGAAGATCGAGGGGTCAATTTCCAGCCCCGTCAATTCGCCCTTGGCTGTGGCCGTGGCCTTGACCAGCCCCGCGCCGGATTCGCCGGTGACAATGATGGCGTTCAGCTCTTCCTGAAGCTGTGCCATCTTGCCCTGCATTTCCTGCGCGGTTTTCATCATCTTGGCCATGTCGCCAAGCCCGCCCATTCCTTTGAACATGTCCTTGTCCTTTCGTCATGTATCGTCAAACGGATCCCAGTCGGGGTCCAGTTCATCCTCGACCGGTGCCAGCGCTTCGCTTTCGATCTGCGCATCCGGCGGGTTCAGATCCCGGATATCGGCAATTCGTGCCTGTGGGAATGCCTGAATAACCGCCGCAACCAATGTATTTTCCATGGCTTCGGCTTCTTGCGCGCTGCGTTCGCGCGCGCGGGTTTCCGCAAGCGTCGGCGCGCCGCCTGTCGATGTGACCGACACGCCCCAGCGCACCCCTGTCCATGTCTGCAAGCGCCCCGCAAGCCGCGATGCCAGATCGGGTGTGGCATCTGGTGTCGGCTCAAATTCGATCCGGCCGGGGCTGTAGCGCACAAGGCGCAGACAGGTTTCCACCTCGACCAGCAGGGCCATGTCGCGCTTCTCGCGGATCAGGGACACAACATCATCGAATTGCGGGTAGTAACCCAATGCAGGGGCCGCGCTGGCAAGGGCCGCTTGCGGTGCGCCTGCGTGGCCGGATGATGCGTGGCTGGATGATGCGGGACCGGCACCCGTGCGGCCAGAATTCCCCGCAGCGGCAGGGGCGCGCGTGGTGGTGCCGCCACCGGCGGGGGGCGATGGCGGGGTCTGGTCATGCCATTTGCGCAGCACTTCTTCGGGGCTGGGCAGATCGGCCACATGGGTCAGACGGATAATCGCCATTTCAGCGGCCATCATCGCATTCGGGGCGGCGGCCACTTCTTCCAGCGCTTTCAGTA
Above is a window of Roseinatronobacter sp. S2 DNA encoding:
- the recR gene encoding recombination mediator RecR: MDRAPNEIEALIAQMARLPGLGPRSARRLVLHLIQRRDQSLRPLLAALDRVTQTAQTCTQCGNISTAPVCAICTDDARRASAEICVVEDVADLWAMERGGVFKGLYHVLGGTLSALDAIGPEDLRIPELVARINDIGAREVILALGATVDGQTTAHYIADALGPTGVKVTALAQGVPMGGELDYLDDGTIGAALRARKSF
- a CDS encoding YbaB/EbfC family nucleoid-associated protein, with translation MFKGMGGLGDMAKMMKTAQEMQGKMAQLQEELNAIIVTGESGAGLVKATATAKGELTGLEIDPSIFNPDEKEVVEDLILAAIKDAQAKAEARSKEEMGAMAESLGLPRDMNLPF